In one window of Cynocephalus volans isolate mCynVol1 chromosome 6, mCynVol1.pri, whole genome shotgun sequence DNA:
- the LOC134381268 gene encoding olfactory receptor 9A1-like — MLGNYSSVTEFLLLGFPGSQELRHILFAIFFFFYSVAVLGNTVIIVTVCVNKHLQSPMYFFLGQLSILETLTTSTAVPFMLRGLLLSRTQTISLTACGAQLYLYLSLGSSEFALLGVMAVDRYVAVCNPLRYDIIMNSCTCMWLVIVSWVFGFLSEIWPVYATFHVTFCKSNLIDHFYCDRGQLLKLSCDDTRFSEFILFLMAVFKIFGSLITTIVSYAYIISTILRIPSASGRRKAFSTCASHFTFVVIGYGTCLFLFVKPKQTQAAEYNRVASLLVLVVTPFLNPFIFTLRNDKFIQAFQDGIKRCYQLLKN, encoded by the coding sequence ATGTTGGGGAATTACTCTAGTGTCACTGAATTTCTTCTCTTAGGCTTCCCTGGCTCCCAAGAACTACGCCATATCCTTTTTGCCATATTCTTCTTCTTCTACTCAGTGGCAGTACTGGGAAATACGGTCATCATCGTCACTGTCTGTGTTAACAAACATCTGCAGTCCCCCATGtatttctttcttggccaattgTCCATTCTGGAGACCCTGACCACATCCACTGCTGTCCCTTTTATGCTCCGGGGGTTGCTGCTTTCAAGGACTCAGACAATATCTTTGACTGCGTGTGGAGCACAACTGTATTTGTACCTTTCACTGGGTTCCTCAGAGTTCGCGTTACTGGGAGTGATGGCTGTGGACCGTTATGTGGCTGTCTGTAACCCTTTGAGGTACGACATCATTATGAACAGCTGCACCTGCATGTGGCTGGTAATCGTGTCGTGGGTGTTTGGGTTCCTTTCTGAAATCTGGCCAGTCTATGCCACGTTTCACGTTACGTTCTGCAAATCAAACCTGATAGACCATTTTTACTGTGACCGAGGGCAGTTGCTCAAACTATCATGTGATGACACTCGTTTCTCAgagtttattctgtttttaatggctgtttttaaaatttttggttctTTAATCACTACAATTGTATCTTATGCCTACATCATCTCCACGATCCTCAGGATCCCCTCGGCCTCTGGCCGGaggaaagccttctccacctgtgcctcccacttCACTTTTGTTGTGATCGGCTACGGTACCTGCTTGTTCCTCTTTGTGAAACCCAAGCAAACGCAGGCAGCCGAGTACAACAGGGTAGCGTCACTGCTGGTTTTAGTGGTGACCCCTTTTCTGAACCCTTTTATCTTCACCCTCCGGAATGACAAGTTCATccaggcttttcaagatggcatAAAACGTTGCTATCAACTTCTCAAGAATTAG
- the LOC134380866 gene encoding probable inactive serine protease 58, translating to MEGLGHLLYLLYLNSSYQPCVGIPIAPQWVIMAAHCFLPDLQVIFHGGSRNFQEFTGEILPYEKIIIHPNFTVTSPKNDIMLIKLAVSLTFFSTSFQLPTLKKSRVNNCLIHTWKRNKEFIGNQDSTLHNIKTWLSTDLICQKLLDEKFLEDMLCAGYILGSKEQCQVVRAAPIICGNELRGIMSWSTGCILTGHISVFTNLYSYIPWIKSNIYTKQVDTNLH from the exons ATGGAAGGGCTGGGCCATCTCCTCTACTTATTATACCTGAATTCCAGTTACCAGCCCTGTGTGGGGATTCCGATTGCTCCTCAGTGGGTGATAATGGCTGCACACTGCTTCTTACC AGATCTCCAGGTCATCTTTCATGGTGGTTCCAGAAATTTTCAAGAGTTTACTGGGGAGATTCTACCTTATGAGAAGATCATAATTCACCCAAACTTCACTGTCACTTCACCTAAAAATGACATTATGCTGATAAAGTTGGCTGTATCTCTTACCTTCTTCTCCACGAGTTTTCAATTGCCTACTCTCAAGAAGAGCAGAGTTAACAATTGCTTGATTCACACctggaaaaggaataaagaatttaTTG GAAATCAAGACAGTACCCTGCACAACATTAAGACTTGGTTGAGCACTGATTTAATCTGCCAAAAATTACTGGATGAAAAATTCCTTGAAGACATGTTATGTGCAGGATACATACTAGGAAGCAAAGAGCAATGCCAG GTTGTCAGAGCTGCACCAATCATATGTGGCAATGAATTACGAGGAATTATGTCGTGGTCAACTGGGTGTATTTTGACAGGACACATTAGTGTCTTCACTAACCTCTACAGCTACATTCCATGGATCAAGAGCAATATTTATACAAAACAAGTGGACACAAACCTCCATTGA